The region CCGAGATCGCCGAGAAGGCCAAGGCCGCCGGCATCACCACTGTCGTGTTCGATCGCGGCGGGTTCCTGTTCCATGGCCGCGTCAAGGCGCTGGCCGATGCCGCCCGTGAAGGCGGGCTGGAGTTCTGACAATGGCTGACGAAACCAACCTGGAAGGCGCAGCCGCGGTCGAATCGACCGGCGGTGAGCAGCGCGAAGGTCGCGGTCGTGGCCGCGGCCGTGGCGGCAATGACCGTGGTGGCGAGCGTGGTGGCCGTGGCCGTCGCGACGACCGTCGCGGTCGTGGCAACAACGACGAGGAAGGTGGCGAGGAGCTGATCGAAAAGCTCGTCCACATCAACCGCGTCTCCAAGACCGTGAAGGGCGGCAAGCGCTTCGGCTTTGCAGCACTGGTCGTGGTCGGCGATGGCAAGGGCCGCGTCGGCTTCGGCAAGGGCAAGGCTCGCGAAGTGCCTGAGGCGATCACCAAGGCTACTGCCGCTGCAAAGCGCGCGATGGTCCGCGTGCCGCTCAAGGAAGGCCGCACCCTGCACCATGACGGCAAGGGCCGCTTCGGCGCTGGCAAGGTCAACGTGCGTTCGGCTCCGGCCGGTACCGGCATCATCGCCGGTGGCCCGATGCGCGCCGTGTTCGAGAGCCTTGGCGTTGCCGACGTGGTGACCAAGTCGGTCGGCACCTCGAACCCCTACAACATGATCCGCGCAACCTTCGACGCGCTGACCGACCAGACTTCGCCGAAGTCGGTTGCGCAGCGTCGTGGCAAGAAGGTCGCCGATCTCCTCGGCCGTGGTGGCGCTTCGCAGGTCGAAGCCGAAGCCGCTGCCGAAGCCATCACGGAGTAATCGGTCATGGCAACGATCAAGATCAAGCAGATCGGTTCGCCGATCCGTCGCCCGGAAAGCCAGAAGAAGATTCTGATCGGCCTGGGCCTGGGCAAGATGCACCGCGTGGTCGAGTTGGAAGACACGGCCGAAGTGCGTGGCGCCATTGCCAAGCTTCCCCACATGGTGGCCGTGGTCGACTGACCATTGCTCCCCGACGGGAAAAAGGACGCCCCGGCCGAGTGCCGGGGTTTTCCTTTGGGGCTCGGCGGCACGGTGCCTCCCAGTCCCGTGAGGGGGTGACAAGCCCGGCCTGATCGGCTAGGCGGCGCCCTTTCCAAAGCGCGTCTCAAAGCGAAAGCGAGTGCAGAACATGAAACTGAACGAACTCAACGACAACTACGGCGCCCGCAAGGGCCGCATGCGCGTCGGCCGTGGTATCGGCTCGGGCAAGGGCAAGACCGCCGGTCGCGGCCAGAAGGGTGCCAAGGCACGTTCCGGCGTCAGCATCAACGGCTTCGAAGGCGGTCAGATGCCGCTTCACATGCGCATCCCGAAGCGCGGCTTCAACAACATCTTCGCCAAGGACTACGCCGAAGTGAACCTCGGCATGATCCAGAAGATGATCGATGCCGGCAAGCTCGACGTCTCAGGCACCGTTGACCACGCCGCTCTCAAGGCTGCTGGCCTGGCCCGTGGCGGCAAGGATGGCGTACGCCTGCTCGGCAAGGGCGAACTGACCACCAAGGTGGCGTTCTCGGTTGCTGGTGCCTCGAAGGGTGCCGTGGCTGCTGTCGAGAAGGCTGGCGGTTCGGTCTCGGTGATCGAAACCGGTCCGAGCGAAGCCGAGAAGAAGGCAGCTCGCGCTGCGGCCAACAAGGCCAAGTAAGCCAATTCCGGTCCCCGCCCGCCAGTCGGGCGGGGATTTCGGCATTGCAGGGGTTCGACTTTCGCGGGCCTCGCACTATATGGGCTAGCTCAAGACGTCCGAAACGCACGCGGCCAGCAGGCCCGGTTTCGCAGCAAGGCTTAGAACCCCGAAATGGCATCACGCGCCGACAACATCGCCAGCAACCTCAGCCTGGCCAACTTCTCCAAGGCAACCGAGCTCAAGAAGCGCATCTGGTTCACGGTGGGCGCGCTCATCGTCTTCCGGTTCCTCAGCTTTGTGCCGCTGCCCGGCGTCAATCCGCTGATCCTGGAGACGCTTTACGACCAGACGCGTGGTGGCGTTCTCGACATCTTCAACGCATTTTCTGGCGGTTCGCTCGAGCGCATGAGCCTGATCGCGCTCGGCGTGATGCCCTACATCACGGCCTCGATCGTGGTTCAGCTTGCCGCCTCGCTCCATCCGGCACTCGCCGCGATGAAGAAGGAAGGTGAAAGCGGGCGCAAGAAGCTCAATCAGTATACGCGTTATGGCGCGGTGCTGCTGACCGCGATCCAGGGCTGGGTGCTCGCCTCCGGGCTTGAAGCATACGGCGCGTCGAGCGGGCTGCAGGCCGTGGTCAACCCCGGCGTGCTGTTCCGTGTCGGGGCGGTCATCTCGCTGATCGGCGGCACGATGTTCCTGCTGTGGCTGGGTGAGCAGATCACTTCGCGCGGCATTGGCAACGGCGTTTCGCTGATCATCATGGCAGGCATCGTGGCGCAGCTGCCGAAATTCTTCGGCAACCTATTCGAGGGTGGCCGGACCGGTTCGATCTCGCCGTTCCTGATCGTCGGCATCGTGATCATGCTGATCGCGCTGGTGCTCGGCATCTGCTTCTTCGAGCGGGCGACGCGGCGCCTGCTGATCCAGTACCCCAAGCGCGCCACGCAGCGCGGCATGATGAATGCCGACCGCAGCCACCTGCCGCTCAAGCTCAACACCGCAGGCGTGATTCCGCCGATCTTCGCCAGCTCGCTGCTGCTGCTGCCGCTGACGATCACGCAGTTTGCCGGGAACTCGATCTCGCCCGACACGACGATGGGCCAGGCGATCGTGACGCTGAACCAGTACCTCGGGCACGGCAAGCCGCTCTACATGCTGCTCTATGCGCTCGGCATCATCTTCTTCGCGTTCTTCTACACCGCGGTTGTGTTCAACCCTGAAGAGACGGCCGAGAATCTCAAGAAGAACGGCGGGTTCATTCCGGGCATCCGTCCGGGCAAGAACACCCAGAACTACTTGGACTATGTGCTAACTCGCATCACCGTGCTGGGTGCGGCATATATCACCGTGGTCTGTGTAGTGCCGGAATTCATCATGGCGGAGACGGGCATGGGGACGCTGTTCTTCGGCGGCACCAGTCTGCTGATCGTGGTCAACGTCACGGTCGACACCATCACGCAGATCCAGTCGCACCTGCTGGCACACCAGTATGGCGACCTGATCAAGAAGGCGAAACTGAAAGGCAGGCTGCGCTGATTGCAGCAGCCGCATGAGGGGGACGGTACCTTGAACATCATCCTTTTGGGGCCTCCGGGCGCGGGCAAGGGCACGCAGGCCCAGCGTCTGGTTGAACGCCACAGCATGAAGCAGCTCTCCACGGGCGACATGCTGCGCGCCGCGGTCAAGGCCCAGACGCCGGTCGGTCTCAAGGCCAAGGCCGTGATGGAAGCGGGTGAGCTGGTCTCTGACGAGATCGTGTCGGCACTGATCGGTGATGAGCTGGATGCAATGCCCGAAGGGCAGGGCGCGATCTTCGACGGTTATCCCCGCACTGCACCCCAAGCCGAATCGCTGGGTGAACTGCTGGCCTCGCGCGGCAAGAAGCTGGACCATGTGATCGAGCTCGACGTCAACGAGGACGCGCTGGTCGAGCGCATCACCGGCCGTTACACCTGCGCCACCTGCGGCAAGGGTTATCACGACACCTTCGAGAAGCCGGCAGTCGACGGCACCTGCGACAAGTGCGGTGGGCATGAGTTCAAGCGCCGCCCTGACGACAACGAGGAAACCGTGCGCACGCGCATGGCGGAATATCGTGCCAAAACTGCGCCGATCCTGCCGATCTACGAAGCGCAGGGCATTGTCTCGCGGGTTGATGGCATGGCCGACATGGACGACGTGACGGCAGCCATTGAGGCTATCCTCGGCAAGCGCTAACACCCGAGCGTGACCCGCCCGTCCCGGTGCGGGCGGAGGCACGTGATGGGCAAGTTGTTGTATCTCCTGACGGCGGGGCTTGGCGGCCTCGCCGTTGTTGCATCCGCGCCTGCCCGGGCTGAAGTGACGGCGCGGACCGACACCGGTTTCGTGATCCGCGTGACTGGCGAAGTTGCCTCCAGCCCGGCAGAGGCATGGAAGGCCTTCACGACCCCGTCGTTGTGGTGGAATCCGCAGCACACTTTCTCGGGCGAGGCGGCCAACCTTTCCATGGACGCGAGTGCCAACGGCTGCTTCTGCGAGAAGCTGCCTGTTCCGAAAGGCGCTCCGGCAACGCAGAAGCCGGGATCCGTCATGCACATGCGCATCGTCTACGCCGAACCTTACCGTGCGCTCAGGCTGGTGGGCGGGCTGGGCCCGCTGCAGTCCGAGGCGGTGAACGGGACCATGACCGTCACCTTCAAGGCGGTGGAGGGCAGTGGCGGAAAGTCGACACGCATTCTCTGGGAATACGTTGTCGGTGGCTTCATGCGCTACAAGACCGAAACCATTTCCGGGGCCGTCGACAAGGTTCTGGGAGAGCAGATCAGCGGACTAACCAAACTGATCGGCCCGGCGAGTCCTGTCGAGGCAAAGCTTCTTCCGACCGAACCGGTGATTCCTGAGGCTTCGATTGCGGGCTCGAGCCCTGACGCGAACGATGGTTCGTCCGCATCAGAGATGGATCAATCGCCGGAAGGCGAGGGACCGTCCTACACGCCCGATCCGACAAAGGACGATGCAGCAGCAGGTGAGTCCGTGAAGTCGGCGTTGGACCAGCTGTTCAAGAAGAAGGACGACAAGCTGCCCGCCGGACGTTGAGTGGTGCTATCGGCGCTTTCACCCCACACAAAACGCGCTAATCTTTCAGGCAACGACAGCGCGAATCGGTCCACTCCGATGACGCGCGGCACGGGCCGCACCCGCCGCTTCAGGCATGCACATCGAGAACCGACTGGTTCCGATCTGGGGGAGAGTACCGTGGCCGTATCCGATCATGTTGACCTGCCGACCTTCATGGAGGGTGTGAAGAAGCGCAACCCCTATCAGCCGGAGTTCGTCCAGGCAGTTCAGGAAGTTGCCGAAGACATCTTCGAGTTCATGCAGGACAAGGAGGAGTATCACTCGCAGCAGATCCTGCGCCGCATCGCCGAGCCGGATCGCGTGGTCTCATTCCGCGTCTGCTGGGAAGACGACAACGGCAACATTCGCGTCCAGCGTGGCTGGCGCGTGCAGAACAACAATGCGATCGGCCCCTACAAGGGCGGCATCCGCTTCCATCCTTCCGTCACCGAATCGGTGCTGAAGTTCCTGGCGTTCGAGCAGACCTTCAAGAACGCGCTGACCGGGTTGCCGATGGGCGGCGGCAAGGGTGGTTCGAACTTCAATCCCAAGGGCAAGAGCGTGCGCGAGATCATGCGCTTCTGCCAGAGCTTCATGACCGAACTCTACCGCCACATCGGGGCCGACATCGACGTCCCTGCCGGTGACATCGGCGTCGGCGGGCGCGAGATCGGCTTCATGTTCGGCCAGTACAAGCGCATCACCAACAACTTTACCGGCGTGCTGACCGGCAAGGGACTCGAATGGGGGGGCTCGCTGATCCGCACCGAGGCGACCGGTTATGGCGCGGTCTACTTCCTTGCCAACATGCTGGCGACCAAGAGCGAGGACCTTACGGGCAAGACAGCGGTGATCTCGGGCTCCGGCAACGTGGCGACGCATGCTGCCGAGAAGATCGTGCAACTGGGCGGCAAGGTGCTGACGCTGTCGGATTCGGGGGGCTACATTCACGACCCGGACGGCATCGACCAGGAGAAGATCGACTGGGTCAAGACGCACAAGACCCACCGTCGCGGCCGGATCGAGGAATATGTCACGGCGTTCCCGAAGGCGACTTTCGTGGCAGGCAAGACGCCGTGGGGCGTGCCTTGCGACGTCGCGCTGCCTTGCGCGACCCAGAACGAACTGCTCGGTGATGATGCGCGCATGCTCATAGCTAATGGCTGCAAAGCGGTGGCCGAGGGGGCAAACATGCCGACCGACCTCGACGGCGTGCATGTCTTCAAGGCAGCCAAGATCCTCTACGCTCCGGGCAAGGCCTCCAACGCTGGCGGCGTGGCTGTCTCTGGCCTCGAAATGAGCCAGAACTCCGAACGCCGCTCGTGGAAGGAGGAGGAACTGCAGCAGATGCTCAAGGACATCATGTCAGGCATCCACAAGTCGTGCCTTGCCTATGGCGATCAGGGCGGCGGCTATATCGACTACGTGAAGGGAGCCAATATCGCCGGCTTCAAGAAGGTAGCCGACGCGATGCTGGCATTCGGCGTCGTCTGATCCGCAAAGCCAGAGCAGACATCCGGGGGTGTCGAACGCGGTACCCCCGGGTGAGTCTGCCGCTTGCTCAAGTCCTTTTCAAGGCGCTGTCCAGCAACGATCGGGCCGGAGAGATTTCCTGCAGGGAGTAGCCCGCCGGGCCCTGACTGACGATCCGCAGGTTCGGATGCAGTTTGGCGCGCAAGCCGGAAATCAGGACTTGCAGCGACTTCGTGCTGATCGGCCGATTCGTCGAACGACCGCTGATGGCGAGCTGGTTGCTACGCACCGGCGATCCCCGTGCGGCCACGAGCATGGACAGGACTCGCGCCTCGCGGCCGAGCAGTGGCTCCCGGGTGAAGTGCTGAAGATGCAGGTCCCTCACTTCCTCGATCACCTTCGCTTGGCGGCTTTGCGCGATACGGCCGAGCACGGCACGTACGCGCGCGGCGCCTTCGGCAGCTGACATATCGCCATCGAAGACGTCGTCGAAACCGGCGTTGAGCAGTTGCGCCCTTACGCCGGGGCGAACCTCGCGGATGATCACGATCTTGGCCTTGGTTTTCAGCACGGGCCGATAAATGCGAATGAGCTTGCGAATCCGTGCCGGGTCGCTGCCCGTAACGAACAGCGTGTTGTAGTACTCCCGGCTGTCGTCGACATGGCCGACGTAATCGTCGGTAATGCGGTGGAACTGGACCCGGCCGGAGATGGCGCGGGCTAACGCGGTTTCCGGCCCAGGATCGCCATTGCCAAAATACAGCGCCCGTGCGCTGATGACTTCCAGGCGCGGGCTTTTCGGCCTGGCGCCAGGAGGCGGGCTGCCCGGGATGGAACTGCCCCGCCGCCGCCATCGGCCGCAAGCTGCGGCTTACGGGATTGAGACATGCGTTAATAACTTTCGATATGGCTTAAGCTATAACTTTATAGATATTATCTGTTCTTGCAATGATGCTGGGCAGTGTCGCGCCCCACGCAAGCCGGTTCGTGGCGATTCGATGACGGCCGATGATTCAAGGAAGCGCCTCCGATTTGGCGCGAAATAGACCTGCGTCGTGGATAACGTCGTCCAAGCCTGCTTCTGCCGGCATCGCATATTGCGAGAAAAGCCTGATCGGGTAAGCATTTGCGGCCAGTCGTTGCCAAATCTGCGCGAATGCGTCGTTCCCCTCTTGTTCTATGAGAACACAACAGGTACATAACCCTTGTTGACGGCTCATGTCAGCCAACTCTAGCAAGGGAAACGAAGCCATGGCGGCTCAGCTCAAGCTCATCGAGGAAGGTAAGATCAAGGACATGGATCGTCAGAAGGCGCTCGACGCAGCCCTTGCGCAGATTGACCGTGCGTTCGGCAAGGGTTCGGCAATGAAGCTGGGCTCGAAGGAAGCGATGCAGGTGGAGGCGATCTCCACCGGGTCCCTGGGACTTGATATCGCACTCGGCGTTGGTGGCCTGCCGCGCGGGCGCGTGATCGAAGTCTACGGGCCGGAAAGCTCCGGCAAGACCACGCTGGCGTTGCATGTCATCGCCCAGGCCCAGAAGACCGGCGGCACGGCGGCATTCATCGATGCCGAGCATGCGCTCGATCCGGTCTATGCCAAGAAGCTGGGTGTCGATATCGACAACCTGATCGTGTCGCAGCCGGATACCGGTGAGCAGGCGCTCGAAATCACCGATACGCTGGTGCGCTCCAATGCGATCGACGTGCTGGTGGTGGATTCGGTGGCCGCGCTCGTGCCTCGCGCGGAAATCGAAGGCGAAATGGGCGACAGTCACGTCGGCCTGCAGGCTCGTCTGATGAGCCAGTCGCTGCGCAAGCTGACCGGTTCGATCAGCCGTTCGCGCTGCATGGTGATTTTCATCAACCAGCTGCGCATGAAGATCGGCGTGATGTATGGCAACCCCGAGACGACGACGGGCGGCAATGCGCTCAAGTTCTACGCGTCGGTCCGCCTCGACATCCGCCGCACCGGCCAGATCAAGGATCGTGACGAGATCGTCGGCAACGCCACGCGCGTGAAGGTGGTCAAGAACAAGGTTGCCCCGCCGTTCAAGCAGGTCGAATTCGACATCATGTATGGCGAAGGCATCTCGAAGATCGGCGAAATCCTCGACCTGGGCGTCAAGGCCGGGCTGGTCGAGAAGTCGGGCGCGTGGTTCAGCTATGACTCGATCCGCATCGGCCAGGGGCGTGAGAACGCCAAGAACTTCCTGCGTGAGAATTCCGAACTTTGCGACCGGTTGGAAGCTGCGATCCGCGGCCGCACCGACAAGGTTGCCGAAGGTCTGATGGTCGGTCCGGACGCGGACGACGACGTCTGATCTTCAAGGCGGCGGGCAGCCTCCACCCACCGGCGCAAGCCGGGCCCGCCAGCCAGACAAAGAGCCCGCGCGTTCCCCGGCAGGATCGCGCGGGCTTTTTGTTTGCGTGTCGGCGGTTGCGAGTTAACCTTCCACTTAAACCGCACGGAGAATCGCCATGAGCATCATCGTTCACCACCTTAACAACAGCCGCTCGCAGCGGGTGCTTTGGCTGCTGGAAGAGCTGGGCGTCGATTACGAGATTCGCCATTATCAGCGCGATGCCGTGACCAACCTGGCTCCGCCCGAACTGAAGGCCGTGCACCCGCTGGGCAAATCGCCCCTGCTCGAAATCGATGGCCGGGTGATCGAGGAATCGGGCGCGATCGTGCAGGTGCTGTGTGAACGCTATGGCAAGGACACCTGGTTGCCCGCAGACGGAAGTGACGATGCCCTCCGTCACTTGGAGCTGATGCATTTTGCGGAAGGCTCGGCCATGACTCCCGTCCTCCTGCAGCTTTACACCTCGCGGCTTGGCGAGGCTGCTGCGCCGTTGAAGCCGCGCATTGACGA is a window of Novosphingobium sp. THN1 DNA encoding:
- a CDS encoding adenylate kinase, which produces MNIILLGPPGAGKGTQAQRLVERHSMKQLSTGDMLRAAVKAQTPVGLKAKAVMEAGELVSDEIVSALIGDELDAMPEGQGAIFDGYPRTAPQAESLGELLASRGKKLDHVIELDVNEDALVERITGRYTCATCGKGYHDTFEKPAVDGTCDKCGGHEFKRRPDDNEETVRTRMAEYRAKTAPILPIYEAQGIVSRVDGMADMDDVTAAIEAILGKR
- the recA gene encoding recombinase RecA, translating into MAAQLKLIEEGKIKDMDRQKALDAALAQIDRAFGKGSAMKLGSKEAMQVEAISTGSLGLDIALGVGGLPRGRVIEVYGPESSGKTTLALHVIAQAQKTGGTAAFIDAEHALDPVYAKKLGVDIDNLIVSQPDTGEQALEITDTLVRSNAIDVLVVDSVAALVPRAEIEGEMGDSHVGLQARLMSQSLRKLTGSISRSRCMVIFINQLRMKIGVMYGNPETTTGGNALKFYASVRLDIRRTGQIKDRDEIVGNATRVKVVKNKVAPPFKQVEFDIMYGEGISKIGEILDLGVKAGLVEKSGAWFSYDSIRIGQGRENAKNFLRENSELCDRLEAAIRGRTDKVAEGLMVGPDADDDV
- a CDS encoding winged helix-turn-helix domain-containing protein: MLKTKAKIVIIREVRPGVRAQLLNAGFDDVFDGDMSAAEGAARVRAVLGRIAQSRQAKVIEEVRDLHLQHFTREPLLGREARVLSMLVAARGSPVRSNQLAISGRSTNRPISTKSLQVLISGLRAKLHPNLRIVSQGPAGYSLQEISPARSLLDSALKRT
- a CDS encoding glutathione S-transferase family protein, with the translated sequence MSIIVHHLNNSRSQRVLWLLEELGVDYEIRHYQRDAVTNLAPPELKAVHPLGKSPLLEIDGRVIEESGAIVQVLCERYGKDTWLPADGSDDALRHLELMHFAEGSAMTPVLLQLYTSRLGEAAAPLKPRIDEQLAAHFGYMEQILRPSGHFIGDDWTGADVMMSFPAEIAVMQGAGEHFPKLAAFVAAIHARPAWQRAREKGGDYFGM
- the rpmD gene encoding 50S ribosomal protein L30; protein product: MATIKIKQIGSPIRRPESQKKILIGLGLGKMHRVVELEDTAEVRGAIAKLPHMVAVVD
- the gdhA gene encoding NADP-specific glutamate dehydrogenase; its protein translation is MAVSDHVDLPTFMEGVKKRNPYQPEFVQAVQEVAEDIFEFMQDKEEYHSQQILRRIAEPDRVVSFRVCWEDDNGNIRVQRGWRVQNNNAIGPYKGGIRFHPSVTESVLKFLAFEQTFKNALTGLPMGGGKGGSNFNPKGKSVREIMRFCQSFMTELYRHIGADIDVPAGDIGVGGREIGFMFGQYKRITNNFTGVLTGKGLEWGGSLIRTEATGYGAVYFLANMLATKSEDLTGKTAVISGSGNVATHAAEKIVQLGGKVLTLSDSGGYIHDPDGIDQEKIDWVKTHKTHRRGRIEEYVTAFPKATFVAGKTPWGVPCDVALPCATQNELLGDDARMLIANGCKAVAEGANMPTDLDGVHVFKAAKILYAPGKASNAGGVAVSGLEMSQNSERRSWKEEELQQMLKDIMSGIHKSCLAYGDQGGGYIDYVKGANIAGFKKVADAMLAFGVV
- the rplO gene encoding 50S ribosomal protein L15, which gives rise to MKLNELNDNYGARKGRMRVGRGIGSGKGKTAGRGQKGAKARSGVSINGFEGGQMPLHMRIPKRGFNNIFAKDYAEVNLGMIQKMIDAGKLDVSGTVDHAALKAAGLARGGKDGVRLLGKGELTTKVAFSVAGASKGAVAAVEKAGGSVSVIETGPSEAEKKAARAAANKAK
- the secY gene encoding preprotein translocase subunit SecY, whose translation is MASRADNIASNLSLANFSKATELKKRIWFTVGALIVFRFLSFVPLPGVNPLILETLYDQTRGGVLDIFNAFSGGSLERMSLIALGVMPYITASIVVQLAASLHPALAAMKKEGESGRKKLNQYTRYGAVLLTAIQGWVLASGLEAYGASSGLQAVVNPGVLFRVGAVISLIGGTMFLLWLGEQITSRGIGNGVSLIIMAGIVAQLPKFFGNLFEGGRTGSISPFLIVGIVIMLIALVLGICFFERATRRLLIQYPKRATQRGMMNADRSHLPLKLNTAGVIPPIFASSLLLLPLTITQFAGNSISPDTTMGQAIVTLNQYLGHGKPLYMLLYALGIIFFAFFYTAVVFNPEETAENLKKNGGFIPGIRPGKNTQNYLDYVLTRITVLGAAYITVVCVVPEFIMAETGMGTLFFGGTSLLIVVNVTVDTITQIQSHLLAHQYGDLIKKAKLKGRLR
- a CDS encoding SRPBCC domain-containing protein, which encodes MGKLLYLLTAGLGGLAVVASAPARAEVTARTDTGFVIRVTGEVASSPAEAWKAFTTPSLWWNPQHTFSGEAANLSMDASANGCFCEKLPVPKGAPATQKPGSVMHMRIVYAEPYRALRLVGGLGPLQSEAVNGTMTVTFKAVEGSGGKSTRILWEYVVGGFMRYKTETISGAVDKVLGEQISGLTKLIGPASPVEAKLLPTEPVIPEASIAGSSPDANDGSSASEMDQSPEGEGPSYTPDPTKDDAAAGESVKSALDQLFKKKDDKLPAGR
- the rpsE gene encoding 30S ribosomal protein S5, with translation MADETNLEGAAAVESTGGEQREGRGRGRGRGGNDRGGERGGRGRRDDRRGRGNNDEEGGEELIEKLVHINRVSKTVKGGKRFGFAALVVVGDGKGRVGFGKGKAREVPEAITKATAAAKRAMVRVPLKEGRTLHHDGKGRFGAGKVNVRSAPAGTGIIAGGPMRAVFESLGVADVVTKSVGTSNPYNMIRATFDALTDQTSPKSVAQRRGKKVADLLGRGGASQVEAEAAAEAITE